From a single Vibrio toranzoniae genomic region:
- the cydD gene encoding heme ABC transporter permease/ATP-binding protein CydD has product MDKKKQRSLNKWLKQQSKLAKRWLMIAISLGVLSSVFLIAQAALLASILHQLIIENVDKSELVGHFAGLALSVVGRAGCTWGREIAGYRCGEQIRVYIRQLILDKLRELGPAYIKGKPAGTWATLLLEQVEDMQDFFSRYLPQMSLSVMIPFIILVVVFPVNWAAGLIFLLTAPLVPMFMALVGMKAADANRKNFKALQRLSGHFYDRLQSMTTIRLFDRTSAETEVLKGASEVFRTRTMDVLKIAFLSSAVLEFFTSISIAMTAVYFGFTYIGELNFGHYGVGITLFAGLFILILAPEFYQPLRDLGTFYHAKQQAVGAAESIVEFLETDITKVKSGDTQLDPTQDINIEAQDLKVLSPEGVQLVGPISFALNTRQSTALVGPSGAGKTSLINAILGFMPYEGSLKINGVELRDLDLASWRKTISWVGQNPLLLHGSIRDNVTLGKQDITDQTVQNALEQSFANEFVNEHGLDYMISDRSGGLSVGQSQRLALARAMIQDGQFWLLDEPTASLDTRSEQLVMKGINSNIESRSALLVTHQLAPLQSVDNILVMRDGGLVEQGHYSQLSTAGGLFEEMLNANLAQQDNKGNLDA; this is encoded by the coding sequence ATGGATAAGAAAAAACAACGCAGCTTGAATAAGTGGCTGAAGCAACAAAGTAAGTTAGCAAAACGCTGGCTTATGATTGCGATTAGCCTTGGCGTACTTTCAAGCGTGTTTTTAATTGCTCAAGCAGCTCTTCTCGCCTCTATTCTTCACCAGCTGATCATCGAGAATGTCGATAAATCAGAACTGGTTGGTCATTTTGCTGGCTTGGCACTTTCGGTCGTTGGCCGTGCGGGCTGTACATGGGGTCGTGAAATCGCAGGTTATCGCTGTGGTGAACAGATCCGTGTTTACATTAGGCAGCTCATTCTCGATAAGTTACGCGAACTTGGCCCTGCTTACATTAAAGGTAAGCCTGCAGGTACGTGGGCAACGTTGTTGCTAGAACAAGTTGAAGACATGCAAGACTTCTTCTCTCGTTACTTACCTCAGATGTCTTTGTCGGTAATGATTCCATTCATTATTTTGGTCGTGGTGTTCCCAGTAAACTGGGCAGCTGGCCTTATCTTCTTGCTGACTGCGCCACTGGTGCCGATGTTCATGGCACTTGTAGGTATGAAAGCAGCCGATGCAAACCGTAAAAACTTCAAAGCGCTTCAGCGTCTTTCAGGTCACTTTTACGACCGTTTGCAATCCATGACAACGATTCGTTTGTTTGATCGCACTAGCGCTGAAACAGAAGTATTGAAAGGTGCATCAGAGGTGTTCAGAACCCGCACTATGGATGTATTGAAGATCGCTTTCTTGTCTTCTGCTGTGCTTGAGTTCTTTACGTCTATCTCGATTGCGATGACGGCGGTTTACTTTGGTTTCACTTACATCGGCGAGCTTAACTTCGGCCACTACGGCGTTGGCATTACTCTATTCGCTGGTTTGTTTATCCTTATTTTGGCACCTGAGTTTTACCAGCCTCTACGTGACTTAGGTACTTTCTACCACGCGAAGCAACAAGCGGTGGGTGCTGCCGAGAGTATTGTCGAGTTCCTAGAAACTGACATCACTAAGGTTAAATCAGGTGACACTCAACTAGACCCAACTCAAGACATCAATATTGAGGCTCAAGACCTTAAAGTGTTGAGCCCTGAAGGTGTTCAACTGGTTGGCCCTATCTCGTTTGCACTGAATACTCGCCAATCGACTGCGTTAGTTGGCCCAAGCGGTGCGGGTAAAACAAGTTTGATCAATGCCATTCTTGGTTTCATGCCTTATGAAGGAAGCTTGAAAATCAATGGAGTTGAACTGCGTGACTTAGACTTGGCATCTTGGCGTAAGACGATCAGCTGGGTTGGTCAAAACCCATTGTTGCTGCACGGCAGTATTCGTGACAACGTCACTCTAGGTAAGCAAGATATCACTGACCAAACGGTTCAAAACGCACTAGAGCAATCTTTTGCTAACGAATTTGTAAACGAGCACGGCTTGGATTACATGATTTCTGATCGTTCAGGTGGCCTGTCTGTTGGTCAATCTCAGCGTTTGGCTTTGGCTCGTGCAATGATTCAAGACGGCCAATTCTGGTTGTTAGATGAACCTACTGCCAGTCTAGATACTCGCAGTGAGCAGCTCGTGATGAAAGGCATTAATAGCAACATCGAAAGTCGCTCTGCTCTGCTTGTAACGCACCAACTTGCTCCTCTTCAATCGGTCGATAACATTCTGGTTATGCGCGATGGTGGTCTTGTGGAACAAGGTCATTACTCTCAGCTTTCGACTGCGGGTGGTTTATTCGAAGAGATGCTAAACGCGAACTTAGCTCAACAAGACAATAAGGGTAATTTAGATGCGTGA
- a CDS encoding DUF2797 domain-containing protein, with translation MSLLAKGTLKKMSASLDGAVTYRLPVGEEFVELNPLIGKTINLTHTGNIFCCSCGKKTKKSYSQGHCFVCMRKLASCDMCIMKPETCHYDEGTCREPEWGEANCMVDHFVYLSNTSSLKVGITRHTQIPTRWIDQGATQGLPILKVKTRQISGLIEVELAKHIADKTNWRTLLKGDGDDMELAEKAKELLPLVEDKIQEIRAKFGDDAIEILSENITSLSYPVEQHPVKIVSHNFDKNPEVTGVLQGIKGQYLILDTGVINIRKFGSYEVEVSA, from the coding sequence ATGTCTTTATTAGCAAAAGGAACACTCAAGAAAATGAGTGCTTCTCTCGATGGTGCGGTTACCTACCGTTTACCTGTCGGTGAAGAGTTTGTAGAGCTAAACCCTCTGATTGGTAAAACCATCAACCTCACTCACACGGGTAATATTTTTTGCTGCTCGTGTGGCAAGAAAACCAAGAAAAGCTACTCTCAAGGCCACTGCTTTGTGTGCATGAGAAAGCTAGCAAGCTGCGACATGTGCATCATGAAGCCAGAGACTTGCCACTACGATGAAGGTACTTGTCGTGAACCTGAATGGGGCGAAGCCAACTGCATGGTTGACCACTTCGTTTACCTGTCGAACACATCAAGCCTTAAAGTGGGTATCACTCGTCATACTCAAATCCCGACTCGCTGGATCGACCAAGGTGCCACTCAAGGCCTGCCAATCTTGAAAGTGAAAACACGTCAGATTTCTGGCCTGATTGAAGTTGAATTAGCAAAACACATTGCCGACAAAACCAACTGGCGCACGTTGCTAAAAGGCGACGGTGACGATATGGAGTTGGCAGAAAAAGCCAAAGAACTCTTGCCATTGGTTGAGGATAAAATCCAAGAGATCAGAGCGAAATTTGGTGACGATGCTATCGAGATCCTGAGTGAGAACATCACTTCACTGAGCTACCCTGTAGAGCAACACCCAGTGAAGATTGTATCGCACAACTTTGATAAGAACCCTGAGGTTACAGGTGTACTTCAAGGCATTAAAGGCCAATACCTAATCCTAGATACGGGCGTGATTAACATCCGTAAATTTGGCTCTTACGAAGTGGAAGTATCAGCTTAA
- a CDS encoding GGDEF domain-containing protein has product MKWIHKIVICLVITTLAIVQYYRVSGNRVITAITPDKYEFIATSDQVDRGVSTSQLSYQNGQYILDCELKKSEYPWPYCGLSIRINPDITVGLDLSQYHTFRVNIDYHAEADSSGRLRTYLRNYNPAYSIPDNEYTHKYNGMEFSPGVDGGVIEIPIDNLQVMTWWLADNDIALEHSSPEYSNVNMVEFATASGAKLGHHRIVIRSIEFEGTYITGESLFMILLFVWVGTGTVFLLLELHRSRKRMVIAEKRHHHLKNVNRALREQNFEFSEMAHRDELTGIFNRHAIRDWLKMQSQYVKQGHGKLSMLYLDIDYFKSVNDKYGHQMGDHVLREFSMVVGSSISATDKLARWGGEEFIVFCPETEAGEAQRKAEKIRLLVSQHLWIHGDSLTCSIGIAEMKQERVTETIARADEALYQAKHSGRNQVILSH; this is encoded by the coding sequence GTGAAGTGGATCCATAAAATAGTCATCTGTCTAGTTATCACGACACTGGCGATTGTCCAGTATTACCGTGTAAGCGGGAATCGTGTGATAACAGCAATTACGCCTGACAAGTATGAATTTATCGCGACCAGCGATCAAGTAGATAGGGGAGTCAGTACGTCCCAATTATCCTATCAAAATGGGCAGTATATTCTCGACTGTGAGCTTAAAAAGTCAGAGTATCCTTGGCCTTATTGCGGCCTCTCGATTCGTATTAACCCAGACATTACCGTTGGTCTTGACCTTTCTCAGTACCACACGTTTAGAGTGAATATTGATTATCATGCGGAAGCGGATTCAAGCGGCCGTTTAAGAACTTATTTACGCAACTATAATCCTGCTTACTCAATTCCCGATAATGAGTACACGCATAAATACAACGGTATGGAGTTTTCGCCTGGCGTGGATGGCGGAGTTATTGAGATTCCGATCGACAATTTACAAGTGATGACATGGTGGCTCGCCGATAACGATATCGCGTTGGAGCATTCATCGCCTGAGTATTCGAACGTTAACATGGTGGAATTCGCGACGGCATCAGGTGCGAAGCTTGGTCACCATCGAATTGTCATACGAAGTATTGAGTTCGAAGGCACGTATATCACGGGTGAAAGCTTGTTTATGATCTTGCTGTTTGTTTGGGTAGGTACGGGCACAGTGTTCCTGCTTTTAGAGTTGCACCGATCAAGAAAGCGTATGGTGATTGCAGAGAAAAGACATCATCACTTGAAAAACGTCAATCGAGCATTGAGAGAACAAAACTTCGAGTTTTCAGAAATGGCTCACCGAGATGAGTTGACTGGAATATTCAACCGACACGCGATTCGTGATTGGTTGAAGATGCAGTCACAGTATGTGAAGCAGGGTCATGGAAAGCTGAGCATGCTGTATTTGGATATTGATTACTTTAAGAGTGTGAATGACAAGTACGGACACCAAATGGGCGACCATGTTTTGCGTGAGTTCAGTATGGTGGTGGGCAGTTCTATCAGCGCGACAGATAAATTGGCGCGTTGGGGCGGTGAAGAGTTTATTGTTTTTTGCCCTGAAACCGAAGCGGGTGAAGCGCAAAGAAAAGCTGAGAAGATTCGACTTTTGGTCAGCCAACACCTTTGGATTCATGGTGACTCGCTCACTTGCAGTATTGGCATTGCTGAAATGAAGCAAGAGAGGGTGACAGAGACGATCGCACGCGCTGATGAAGCCTTATATCAAGCGAAGCATTCTGGACGAAATCAGGTGATCTTGAGTCACTAA
- a CDS encoding cysteine desulfurase-like protein — MSFTLNDVRQQFSALGQYHNGKPVTFFDGPGGSQVPENVLASMTEYLGHFNSNLGGHYFSSQKTTGLMQQAREAVQALLNAESSGNVVFGANMTSLTFQLSRAISRDWQEGDEVIVTALDHYSNVSSWQQAADDKGAIVRQARVDESDCSLDMAHFESLLNEKTKLVAVTFASNTTGSIVDMAKVIELAHQHGAQVYVDAVHYAPHHLIDVQQLNCDFLACSAYKFFGPHVGIAYISPQWLHTLKPYKVEPATNIGPGRFETGTQSFEGLAGVIAAVDYLAQFGEPTDSLRSRLEQSYALYNKHESKLSEYFLKRLSDLEGAKLYGKTEFDSNLRTPTFAITFDNHSPEFIAKKLGEHNICVWNGHFYALGLVQQLGIEEQGVVRIGCMHYNSIEEIDLLFNVLEGILRSN, encoded by the coding sequence ATGTCCTTCACTCTTAACGATGTGCGCCAGCAGTTTAGCGCGTTAGGCCAATACCATAACGGTAAGCCTGTGACCTTTTTTGATGGGCCGGGGGGCTCTCAGGTTCCTGAAAATGTTTTGGCATCCATGACTGAATATCTCGGGCACTTTAATTCAAACCTAGGCGGCCACTATTTTTCGAGCCAAAAGACGACAGGCTTAATGCAGCAAGCGAGAGAAGCGGTACAAGCGCTACTCAACGCTGAATCTTCAGGCAATGTTGTGTTCGGCGCGAACATGACATCTCTGACTTTCCAACTGAGCCGAGCGATCAGCCGCGATTGGCAAGAGGGCGATGAAGTTATCGTCACGGCGTTAGACCATTACTCGAATGTATCAAGCTGGCAGCAAGCGGCAGACGACAAAGGCGCGATTGTTCGCCAAGCTCGTGTAGACGAGTCGGATTGCAGCCTAGACATGGCGCACTTTGAGTCGCTGCTGAATGAGAAAACCAAGCTTGTCGCGGTGACGTTTGCTTCGAACACCACTGGCTCAATTGTTGATATGGCCAAAGTTATCGAGCTTGCACATCAGCATGGTGCGCAGGTTTATGTTGATGCCGTGCATTACGCTCCACATCATTTGATCGATGTTCAGCAGCTGAATTGTGATTTCTTGGCATGTTCAGCTTATAAATTCTTCGGCCCGCATGTTGGCATTGCTTATATTTCACCTCAATGGCTACATACTTTAAAGCCTTACAAGGTAGAGCCTGCCACTAACATTGGCCCAGGCCGTTTTGAAACAGGAACACAAAGTTTCGAAGGCCTTGCAGGTGTGATTGCAGCGGTGGATTACTTGGCACAGTTTGGTGAACCAACCGACTCATTACGTTCTCGCTTAGAGCAAAGCTACGCGCTGTATAATAAGCATGAAAGCAAGCTTAGTGAGTACTTCCTAAAACGTTTGTCCGATCTGGAAGGGGCAAAACTCTATGGTAAGACAGAATTTGATTCGAACCTGAGAACCCCAACGTTCGCAATTACTTTTGATAACCACTCTCCAGAGTTTATCGCTAAGAAGCTGGGTGAGCATAATATCTGTGTGTGGAACGGACACTTCTATGCGCTAGGTTTGGTGCAGCAGTTGGGTATCGAAGAGCAGGGCGTGGTACGTATTGGTTGTATGCATTACAACTCGATTGAAGAGATCGACTTGCTGTTCAATGTGCTTGAAGGGATCTTGCGAAGTAACTAG
- the cydC gene encoding heme ABC transporter ATP-binding protein/permease CydC codes for MRDLLPYLKLYKKHWFGLSLGMLLAFATLSASIGLLTLSGWFISASAVAGLTIARETFNYMLPGGGVRGLAMSRTAGRWGERVVSHNATFKLLTDLRIFFFKKLAPLIPGRISNLRDADLLNRLVADVDAMDHVYLRLVSPVTVGVFGIFFLTLFLMWFDTSLGLILGSILLIMLLVWPVLFYKLGKRNGGELTQNKADLRVTTLDWVEGCSELTLFGAEERYRNAILETQQKLMANQFVNANLTGMASAALMLFNGLTLVLMLWLAADGVGGNAPDPFIALMAFATMASFELLMPIAGAFQHLGQTLSSARRLNEVILSEPEVQFAEEKLDISKPLDITFSNVTFNYPDSERSVLNAVDLTIPATNKVAIVGQTGSGKSTLIQLLTRYWDPKKGYISIAGIELTHWNESQLRESISVVSQRVDILNGTLRDNLLIARPEATDEHLANILKDVGLEKLLENNALDSWLGDGGRQLSGGEKRRIGIARAILHDAPILLLDEPTEGLDKQTEQSIMTMFEKHFEGKTVIFITHRLIGLESMDSIVLIEQGEIVENGSHEKLLNEEGRYFQLRQAISS; via the coding sequence ATGCGTGATTTACTGCCTTACCTGAAACTCTATAAAAAGCATTGGTTTGGCCTATCGCTAGGCATGCTATTGGCTTTTGCTACTCTGTCGGCTTCTATCGGCTTGTTAACGCTATCGGGTTGGTTCATTTCAGCTTCTGCGGTTGCAGGCCTGACGATTGCGCGTGAAACCTTCAACTACATGCTACCGGGTGGCGGTGTACGTGGTTTGGCAATGAGCCGTACTGCAGGCCGTTGGGGTGAACGTGTTGTGAGCCACAATGCGACATTCAAACTACTGACTGATCTGCGTATCTTCTTCTTCAAGAAGCTGGCTCCGCTGATCCCAGGTCGTATTTCAAACCTTCGTGACGCCGATCTACTCAACCGCTTGGTTGCCGATGTCGACGCCATGGACCACGTGTACTTGCGCTTAGTAAGCCCAGTGACGGTTGGTGTGTTCGGAATTTTCTTCCTAACTCTATTCCTGATGTGGTTCGATACTTCGCTTGGTTTAATTTTAGGTTCAATCCTTCTCATCATGCTTCTGGTTTGGCCGGTTTTGTTTTACAAGCTGGGGAAACGTAACGGCGGTGAACTGACACAAAACAAAGCAGATCTGCGTGTTACGACACTAGATTGGGTTGAAGGCTGCAGCGAGCTAACTCTGTTTGGTGCTGAAGAGCGTTACCGTAATGCGATTTTAGAAACGCAGCAGAAGCTGATGGCGAATCAGTTTGTGAACGCCAACTTAACCGGTATGGCGTCAGCTGCACTGATGCTATTCAACGGTTTGACGCTTGTTCTTATGCTTTGGCTTGCCGCTGATGGCGTGGGCGGTAATGCACCAGACCCGTTCATCGCACTAATGGCATTCGCAACCATGGCAAGTTTTGAACTGCTGATGCCAATCGCAGGTGCATTCCAGCATTTAGGTCAAACTCTGTCTTCAGCACGTCGCTTGAACGAAGTGATTCTGTCAGAGCCAGAAGTTCAGTTCGCTGAAGAAAAACTCGACATCAGCAAACCGCTTGATATTACGTTCTCAAATGTGACGTTCAACTACCCTGATTCTGAGCGCAGTGTTCTGAACGCTGTCGACCTAACGATCCCGGCAACGAATAAAGTTGCGATTGTGGGTCAAACGGGCTCTGGTAAATCGACTCTGATTCAGCTGCTAACGCGCTACTGGGATCCGAAAAAGGGTTATATCTCAATTGCGGGCATTGAACTGACACACTGGAATGAATCACAACTTCGTGAATCAATCAGCGTGGTCAGCCAACGTGTCGACATCTTGAATGGTACTCTGCGTGACAACTTGTTGATTGCAAGGCCAGAAGCAACCGATGAGCACTTAGCGAACATTCTTAAAGATGTTGGTCTAGAAAAGTTGCTAGAGAATAACGCTCTTGATAGCTGGTTAGGTGATGGTGGTCGTCAACTGTCTGGTGGTGAGAAGCGCCGTATTGGTATCGCACGTGCGATTCTTCATGATGCCCCTATCCTGCTTCTCGATGAGCCAACAGAAGGCTTAGACAAGCAAACAGAGCAAAGTATTATGACAATGTTCGAGAAGCACTTTGAAGGCAAGACGGTTATCTTCATTACGCACCGCTTGATTGGTCTGGAATCCATGGATTCGATCGTTCTGATTGAACAAGGCGAGATTGTAGAAAATGGCTCTCACGAGAAGCTGTTAAACGAAGAAGGACGTTACTTCCAACTACGTCAGGCTATCTCTAGTTAG
- a CDS encoding porin family protein: MNKHIKICVVGILLIVSSSAYAKGVFEEYGYIGLGYSYVDADIGGITSVDNSLLGLVGGYRFHENFAVEARGYGNISNDSTLGVDIQIDHSFSLFGKAVLPVWKYLDIYGLLGFGQLKASVTGQGNNISDTDSDFQYGIGAAFNKGNPLELQLEWVKWYDNDGLDVDGINLNLVWHL; the protein is encoded by the coding sequence ATGAACAAACACATTAAAATTTGTGTTGTCGGCATACTACTCATCGTTAGCTCATCGGCTTACGCTAAGGGGGTATTCGAGGAATACGGTTATATTGGACTAGGTTACTCATATGTAGACGCTGATATTGGAGGTATAACATCTGTCGATAATAGTCTGCTAGGTCTAGTCGGTGGTTATCGATTTCATGAAAATTTTGCAGTTGAAGCTAGGGGTTACGGCAACATATCTAATGACAGTACTTTGGGGGTTGATATCCAAATAGATCATAGCTTCAGTTTATTTGGGAAAGCGGTATTACCAGTTTGGAAATACTTAGATATTTATGGTCTTTTAGGTTTTGGACAATTAAAGGCGTCAGTCACGGGACAAGGGAATAATATAAGTGATACTGATTCAGATTTCCAATACGGTATTGGGGCTGCCTTTAATAAAGGTAACCCCTTAGAGCTTCAGTTGGAGTGGGTTAAATGGTATGACAACGATGGTTTGGACGTAGATGGCATTAACTTAAATTTAGTATGGCATTTGTAG
- a CDS encoding GlpM family protein, whose protein sequence is MISLFFKCLLGAAAVLLIALLSKSKSFYIAGLVPLFPTFALIAHYIVGTEQTMVELRTTALFGLFSLVPYAAYLGAVYVFSYRYNLVSTLSLATIVWVMCASMLMLGWTRLVASAI, encoded by the coding sequence ATGATCTCACTGTTTTTTAAATGCTTGCTTGGTGCAGCTGCCGTTTTACTGATTGCGCTGTTGTCGAAGAGTAAGAGCTTTTACATCGCAGGCTTAGTGCCGTTGTTTCCTACCTTCGCTTTGATTGCTCATTATATTGTTGGTACTGAACAAACTATGGTGGAGTTACGCACTACGGCACTATTTGGGCTGTTTTCGCTTGTGCCATACGCAGCTTATCTTGGCGCGGTTTATGTGTTCAGTTATCGCTATAACTTGGTATCGACACTCTCATTAGCTACTATCGTTTGGGTTATGTGTGCTTCTATGCTCATGTTAGGTTGGACGCGTTTAGTAGCCAGTGCGATTTAG
- the trxB gene encoding thioredoxin-disulfide reductase produces the protein MSDVKHCNLLILGSGPAGYTAAVYAARANLNPVLVTGMQQGGQLTTTTEVENWPGDAEGLTGPALMDRMKEHAERFETEILFDHINEVDLSNRPFRLKGDSGEYTCDALIISTGASAKYLGLESEEAFKGRGVSACATCDGFFYRNQKVAVVGGGNTAVEEALYLSNIASEVHLVHRRDTFRAEKILVKRLMDKVESGNIVLHTDRTLDEVLGDDMGVTGVRIKDTQSDKTEDIEVMGAFIAIGHQPNTEIFKGQVDMKDDYIIVQSGLEGNATQTSIPGVFAAGDVMDHNYRQAITSAGTGCMAALDAERFLDGLNDK, from the coding sequence ATGAGCGACGTAAAGCACTGTAATTTATTGATTCTTGGTTCTGGCCCTGCTGGCTATACAGCTGCAGTTTACGCTGCTCGTGCAAACCTAAACCCAGTACTTGTTACGGGTATGCAGCAAGGTGGTCAGCTTACAACCACGACAGAAGTAGAAAACTGGCCGGGCGATGCTGAAGGTTTAACGGGTCCAGCACTAATGGATCGCATGAAAGAGCACGCAGAGCGCTTTGAAACAGAGATCCTGTTTGACCACATTAACGAAGTCGATCTATCAAACCGACCTTTCCGTCTTAAAGGCGATTCTGGCGAGTACACTTGTGATGCGTTGATCATCTCAACGGGCGCATCGGCTAAGTACCTAGGTTTAGAGTCTGAAGAAGCATTCAAAGGCCGCGGCGTTTCTGCTTGTGCTACGTGTGATGGTTTCTTCTACCGCAACCAGAAAGTAGCGGTTGTCGGTGGTGGTAACACGGCGGTTGAAGAAGCACTTTACCTATCTAACATCGCGTCTGAAGTTCACCTAGTTCACCGTCGTGACACATTCCGCGCTGAAAAGATTCTAGTGAAGCGTTTAATGGACAAAGTAGAGAGCGGTAACATTGTTCTTCACACTGACCGCACGCTAGACGAAGTTCTAGGCGACGACATGGGCGTAACGGGCGTTCGTATTAAAGATACTCAGTCTGACAAGACAGAAGACATCGAAGTAATGGGCGCGTTCATCGCTATCGGTCACCAGCCGAACACTGAAATCTTCAAAGGCCAAGTCGACATGAAAGATGACTACATCATCGTTCAATCTGGTCTGGAAGGTAACGCAACACAAACCAGCATCCCAGGCGTATTCGCTGCAGGTGACGTAATGGACCATAACTACCGCCAAGCAATCACTTCTGCCGGTACGGGTTGTATGGCTGCACTGGATGCTGAACGCTTCCTAGACGGCCTGAACGATAAATAA
- a CDS encoding 2OG-Fe dioxygenase family protein, which yields MMLHAHENTLHITHLSNHAVEELSPSFSKLPSTEHADGQFRLRRYSVVQFRNGQVVELNKHNFVQSEDINHFQGDVVRQFEPIEAKIISSEGMQEMCELFIETNGLEDGQEIEIHQIRIAAIFEETQVAPEGVHQDGFDHIALIGVNRHNIVGGEIMLYQDSHEAPFFRKVLGDGEVAMLADSKLWHNAQPIRTIDHGEMGYMDVFVLTAKDARNVLHS from the coding sequence ATGATGTTACATGCTCACGAAAATACCCTACATATTACCCATCTCAGTAACCACGCGGTTGAGGAGCTGTCACCTTCATTCTCTAAGCTTCCAAGTACGGAGCATGCAGATGGTCAGTTTCGATTGAGAAGGTACTCTGTGGTTCAATTCCGTAACGGACAGGTCGTTGAGCTAAACAAACATAACTTTGTTCAGTCTGAAGATATTAACCATTTTCAAGGTGATGTTGTTCGCCAGTTTGAGCCGATTGAAGCGAAAATTATAAGCAGTGAAGGCATGCAAGAGATGTGTGAACTGTTTATTGAAACGAATGGGCTTGAAGACGGGCAAGAAATTGAAATTCATCAGATCCGTATTGCCGCTATCTTTGAAGAAACTCAGGTCGCTCCGGAAGGTGTTCACCAAGATGGTTTTGATCATATCGCCTTAATCGGTGTGAACCGACATAACATTGTGGGCGGTGAAATCATGTTGTATCAAGACTCACATGAAGCGCCATTCTTTAGAAAAGTATTAGGCGATGGTGAAGTGGCAATGCTGGCTGACAGTAAGCTTTGGCATAATGCACAACCAATTCGTACCATAGACCACGGCGAGATGGGCTATATGGATGTGTTTGTTCTTACGGCAAAGGATGCGCGCAATGTCCTTCACTCTTAA